A window of Maioricimonas rarisocia genomic DNA:
CGAAAGCTGGGGCATGCAGGTCGAGACCGTCGAAGGTGGCCCCGAGGCCATCGAGCGAATCAACGATTTCGTTCGACACCAGGCACGTCTGCCGCTGCTGCTCAGCGACGTGCACATGCCGGACATGGACGGGTTCATGCTGGTCGAACGGCTCAGGCGAAGCGCCGAGACACGCGATGCGGTCGTCATCCTGCTGACGTCCGGCGGCCGCCCCGGCGATGCCGAACGCCGCCGCAAGCTCGAAATCTCGGCTCACATCATGAAGCCCGTGAAGCAGTCGGAACTGCTCGATGCCATCATGTTTGCGGTCGGCAAGCCACGCGTTTCCGCCACTGAGGCGACCAGCAACGAGGAGGAACCGGAGAAGCTTCCTCCGCTCAACATTCTTCTCGCGGAGGACGGCAAAGCCAATCAGCGACTCGCGGTCGCTCTGCTGCAGCGATGGGGACACACGGTCACTGTCGCCGCGAACGGCCGGCTCGCAGTGGAAGCCTGGAAGGACGGCGACTTCGACCTGATCCTGATGGACGTCCAGATGCCAGAACTGGACGGCCTGGCAGCGACCCAGATCATCCGCCAGCGCGAGGCAGACAAGGGAGGGCACATCCCGATCGTCGCCATGACCGCTCGCGCGATGAAAGGGGATCGCGAACGTTGCCTCGAAGCGGGCATGGACGACTACGTTTCCAAACCGGTCCGCAAACACGAACTGTACGAGGCCATCGCCCCGCTGTTTACCACTGCCGAATCCACGCCAGGCGAAACGCAACCCGAAGCGGGGACGACCGCCGGCAGCAACGGCCTGGTCGACTGGCCGCTCATCAATGAAACCGTCGACGGCTGTGAAGAGATTCTTCGCGAAGTCATCGAAGACACACTCACCGAAGCCCCCGATCTGATGCGGCAACTCGAACAGGCATTCGCCGAAGACCGGGTCGCCGACGCCGGCCGCCTGGCCCACACACTGAAGGCCACGGCCCGCACCTTCGGCGTCTCGGAGATGACGCAGCATGCCGACGAGATCGAGCAAACCGCAGCCGGTGGCCGCTTGGATTCAGTGGCCGGAAAGGTGCCGGAACTGCGGCGGCTGCTTGACCGCGTCTTGGAAGAGCTGGAAACACGTCTGACCCAGACGTCCTAGTGACCGCAGCGCGGCCAGAGGCGGCAGCCATCCCTGTCTGCTTCCCCGAAAGATAATCCGGCCGTCACTCCCCGCCGCTCCGAGGTTCGCACGGAGCCCACCTTTTGTCGAAGTCGCGCCGTAGCCGCGATCCTCCCGACGGCAATAATCCTCCGTTCCCAATGACAGGAGTTGTCCGATGCTGAAATGGCTCCGCGGCGATCCCGCCCGAAAACTTCGCAAGCAGTACGAGCAGAAGCTGATCGACGCCCGCAACGTGCAGCGAAACGGCGACATCGTCCGCTATTCCGAGCTGATGGCCGAGTCGG
This region includes:
- a CDS encoding DUF6435 family protein → MLKWLRGDPARKLRKQYEQKLIDARNVQRNGDIVRYSELMAESEEILQQIDSIEGRDETGDKS